In the genome of Methanopyrus kandleri AV19, one region contains:
- the dph2 gene encoding diphthamide biosynthesis enzyme Dph2, translated as MTRCTSAESYDEDEVPRVVESLNVEGRVLVQAPDGLKRIAREVADVLEARGCEVELDAGRVFGACDITPGTVVRTDHIVHIGHYPIPEVERQIRELGATVHFLPTHGRKRVEPWMAEEAVEVLHNLGIDRVNVCATAQYVADLELVSEILRESGIEPVIRPGDGRRVATPGLVLGCNFSALDTSLPTIVVCSGSFHPAGVAIRTNRPVVQIDPTKGVLDSEDVEDVIRRILAVRLSKIREFNREEGFEIVESTALGQRRPDVVRVLDRPTWRLRYLTEDALRSLRRRQCVFCGCPRVPVDEAARFKRWVLLNPAELAAVRAGWKEYRLDEIPTPEDVLNALRR; from the coding sequence ATGACGAGATGCACCTCCGCCGAATCCTATGACGAGGACGAAGTGCCGAGGGTAGTCGAGTCCCTCAACGTTGAAGGACGTGTCTTGGTTCAGGCCCCGGATGGACTGAAGCGGATCGCCCGCGAGGTCGCCGACGTGCTGGAAGCCCGTGGCTGCGAGGTGGAACTCGACGCCGGTCGCGTGTTCGGAGCCTGCGACATTACCCCCGGTACCGTGGTCCGGACGGACCACATCGTTCACATCGGCCATTATCCCATACCCGAAGTCGAGCGTCAGATACGGGAGCTCGGGGCTACCGTGCATTTCCTACCGACACACGGCCGCAAACGCGTGGAACCGTGGATGGCCGAGGAAGCCGTCGAAGTACTCCACAATTTAGGGATCGACCGTGTGAACGTCTGCGCGACGGCGCAGTATGTGGCCGATCTCGAGCTCGTGTCAGAGATCCTCCGGGAATCCGGTATCGAGCCCGTAATCCGCCCGGGAGACGGTCGCCGGGTGGCCACGCCCGGGTTGGTGCTCGGATGCAATTTCTCCGCTCTCGATACGTCTCTCCCCACTATAGTGGTATGTTCCGGGAGCTTCCATCCCGCCGGTGTTGCGATCAGGACGAATCGGCCCGTGGTGCAAATCGACCCTACGAAGGGAGTCTTGGACTCCGAGGACGTGGAAGATGTCATCAGGAGAATCCTGGCCGTTAGACTGTCTAAAATCCGTGAATTCAACCGAGAAGAAGGGTTCGAGATCGTAGAGAGCACAGCGTTGGGTCAGAGGAGACCCGACGTAGTACGGGTCTTGGACCGCCCGACGTGGCGGTTGAGGTATTTGACGGAAGATGCGCTGAGGTCGCTCCGCAGACGCCAATGCGTGTTCTGTGGATGTCCTAGAGTGCCCGTCGACGAGGCCGCCAGGTTCAAGCGATGGGTGTTACTGAACCCCGCCGAACTAGCCGCGGTGCGTGCCGGGTGGAAGGAGTACCGCCTCGATGAGATTCCGACCCCCGAGGACGTCCTCAACGCCCTACGGCGGTGA
- the gatD gene encoding Glu-tRNA(Gln) amidotransferase subunit GatD, whose translation MRVLSEYKGKAGELLREHGLSVGDRVRIVRDDGVVVEGIIMPRSELGDDEHIVVKMDNGYNVGVRVDRIEKLEAPGEGHEPSFKPMEGEIEYDPKLPNVSVMSTGGTIACRVDYETGAVKPAFTAEELVGAVPELLDVINIVDARAVLDLLSENMEPKHWMKIAEEVVDALSDPDVEGVVIGHGTDTMAFTAAALSFVIEGLNGPVVLVGAQRSSDRPSSDAASNLIAACAFAGDGEVGEVTVCMHGWTSDEVCLVHRGVRVRKMHTSRRDAFRSVESIPIAKVDVKDLRNPKIEFLRSDYRRPEDGEPEISGGFEEKVALVKFAPGMDPEVLDFYVDRGYRGIVLEGTGLGHVSEQWLESIERAVDDGIAVVMTSQCLYGRVNMNVYRTGRLLRAVGVIPGEDMLPEVAYVKLMYVLDRTDDIKEVERLMRTNIAGEIEGGRVLGGFEPADGPHHRL comes from the coding sequence GTGAGGGTGTTGTCCGAGTACAAAGGTAAGGCCGGGGAGTTACTACGGGAGCACGGGCTGAGTGTCGGCGACCGGGTTCGTATAGTCCGGGACGATGGGGTGGTCGTGGAAGGCATCATCATGCCCAGGTCGGAACTTGGAGACGATGAGCACATCGTCGTCAAAATGGACAACGGTTACAATGTAGGGGTACGTGTCGACAGGATCGAGAAGCTCGAAGCCCCGGGTGAAGGACATGAACCTAGCTTCAAGCCGATGGAGGGAGAGATCGAGTACGATCCTAAGCTTCCCAACGTATCGGTGATGTCGACGGGCGGTACCATCGCATGCCGGGTGGACTACGAGACCGGGGCCGTGAAACCTGCGTTCACAGCCGAGGAGCTCGTCGGAGCGGTCCCGGAGCTGCTCGACGTGATCAACATCGTAGACGCCAGGGCCGTGCTCGATCTGCTCAGCGAGAATATGGAGCCCAAACACTGGATGAAGATCGCCGAAGAGGTCGTGGACGCTCTCTCGGACCCGGATGTAGAGGGTGTCGTGATCGGACACGGAACGGACACGATGGCGTTCACGGCCGCGGCGCTATCGTTCGTCATCGAGGGGCTTAACGGGCCGGTCGTGTTGGTCGGAGCGCAGCGGAGTTCGGACAGGCCGTCTTCGGACGCGGCCTCGAACCTCATCGCGGCGTGCGCCTTCGCGGGCGACGGAGAGGTGGGTGAGGTCACCGTCTGCATGCACGGGTGGACCTCCGATGAGGTATGCCTCGTGCATCGGGGAGTGAGGGTCAGGAAGATGCACACGTCACGCAGGGACGCGTTCAGGTCGGTGGAGTCCATCCCTATCGCGAAGGTGGACGTGAAGGATCTCAGGAACCCTAAAATCGAGTTCCTCCGGAGCGATTACCGGAGGCCGGAGGACGGTGAGCCTGAGATCTCAGGCGGGTTCGAGGAAAAAGTGGCCTTGGTGAAGTTCGCACCCGGTATGGATCCCGAGGTCTTAGACTTCTACGTGGATCGGGGTTACCGGGGGATCGTCCTCGAAGGCACCGGTTTGGGCCACGTCTCGGAGCAGTGGTTGGAGTCGATCGAGCGGGCGGTGGACGACGGGATCGCCGTCGTGATGACATCTCAGTGCTTGTACGGTCGTGTGAACATGAACGTGTACAGGACCGGACGACTGCTGAGGGCTGTGGGTGTGATACCGGGTGAGGATATGCTGCCAGAGGTGGCTTACGTGAAGCTCATGTACGTGCTCGATAGAACCGACGACATCAAGGAGGTCGAGAGGCTCATGAGGACGAACATCGCTGGAGAGATCGAAGGTGGTCGAGTTCTGGGAGGATTCGAACCCGCGGACGGTCCACATCATCGCCTGTAG
- the cbiB gene encoding adenosylcobinamide-phosphate synthase CbiB, producing MDPLLAAYLAVALDLVLGDPPNRFHPVAWCGRVMELVEKRVRRGRVLDVVWGGLTLAVGCGFLLGVCYPLHYIPMVGDALVLWVCISVRGLVEHLLPVERELREGNLDGARQAVRWLVSRDVSRLNGAEVASAAVESCFENLLDSVVGPLWWYYLLGWPGAVMYRATNVADAMFGYRGEYEMFGKIPARLDDLLNVLSLPVCAAALTVTLPWWILRARLRSLLRAARDVPSPSSWLPMYVGACALGVRLEKPNVYVLKGGDRLPTPDDVRRAAQIAVIFGLVAPGITYVAAGLLSP from the coding sequence TTGGATCCCCTTCTCGCCGCGTATCTGGCGGTGGCTCTGGACCTGGTCCTGGGGGATCCGCCGAACCGTTTCCACCCGGTGGCGTGGTGCGGCCGGGTGATGGAGCTCGTGGAGAAGAGGGTACGGCGCGGGCGTGTCCTCGACGTGGTCTGGGGCGGATTAACCCTGGCGGTCGGTTGCGGGTTCCTGCTGGGAGTGTGTTACCCGCTCCACTACATCCCGATGGTTGGAGATGCTCTGGTCCTGTGGGTGTGTATTTCCGTACGGGGACTCGTCGAGCACTTGCTCCCGGTAGAGCGGGAGCTCCGGGAGGGGAACTTAGACGGGGCTCGACAGGCCGTGAGGTGGCTCGTCAGTCGGGACGTAAGCCGTCTAAACGGAGCGGAAGTAGCTTCGGCTGCGGTGGAAAGTTGCTTCGAGAACCTACTGGACTCCGTCGTGGGCCCCTTGTGGTGGTACTATCTCCTCGGGTGGCCGGGTGCGGTCATGTACCGAGCGACGAACGTCGCGGACGCCATGTTCGGGTACCGGGGCGAGTACGAGATGTTCGGTAAGATTCCGGCGAGGTTGGACGACTTGCTGAACGTGCTGTCACTGCCCGTATGCGCCGCGGCACTCACGGTAACCCTACCTTGGTGGATACTCCGGGCGAGACTCCGGTCACTGTTGCGGGCTGCACGGGACGTCCCGAGCCCCAGTTCCTGGTTGCCCATGTACGTGGGGGCCTGCGCGCTGGGAGTCCGACTGGAGAAACCGAACGTGTACGTCCTAAAAGGAGGGGATCGACTCCCGACACCCGACGACGTGCGTCGCGCGGCTCAGATCGCCGTGATATTCGGGCTGGTCGCCCCGGGTATCACGTACGTCGCAGCTGGTCTTTTAAGTCCCTAA
- a CDS encoding DUF192 domain-containing protein, with protein MKAAVINRSKGTVLAHSAEIAESFLARLRGLMFRRRLEEGEGLILKPPYRGRRRCAIHTFFMRFPIDVVFLADGEVVDVVERLKPWRVYVPEEPPEEIVELPAGIVSATDTEVGDSVEVVAGDLESELAVRILNRKLVTRKLAQVIMRAVAKSGLQGEVFYNKDTGCIHISGEDKYIVADTIKETFGDSVEIVEGRAKILSDDHSLVVIVKDAHSVLEKIGISRPGGELMYRKEPKPVRWGKQREKGADDGSEQAEEGDRNEGEGRTRHRGRT; from the coding sequence TTGAAAGCCGCGGTGATTAACCGGAGCAAGGGTACCGTACTGGCTCACAGTGCCGAGATCGCGGAGTCGTTCCTCGCGAGGCTTCGGGGGTTGATGTTCCGTCGAAGGTTGGAGGAGGGAGAGGGGCTGATCCTGAAGCCCCCTTACCGCGGACGCAGACGCTGCGCGATCCACACCTTCTTCATGCGCTTCCCGATCGACGTGGTGTTCCTGGCGGACGGGGAAGTGGTGGACGTGGTCGAGCGCCTTAAGCCATGGCGAGTGTACGTACCAGAAGAACCTCCTGAGGAGATCGTGGAGCTCCCGGCTGGCATCGTCAGCGCGACCGATACTGAGGTCGGCGACTCCGTTGAAGTTGTGGCGGGGGACCTCGAATCGGAGCTGGCCGTCAGGATCCTCAACCGGAAGCTGGTCACGAGAAAGCTCGCCCAGGTGATCATGCGGGCGGTAGCTAAATCCGGGCTACAGGGCGAGGTGTTCTACAACAAGGACACTGGTTGCATCCACATCTCGGGGGAGGACAAGTACATCGTCGCGGACACCATTAAAGAGACGTTTGGGGACAGCGTCGAGATCGTCGAGGGGCGGGCGAAGATACTCTCCGACGATCATTCTCTCGTCGTGATCGTAAAGGATGCGCATTCGGTCCTCGAGAAGATCGGTATCTCCCGCCCCGGTGGAGAGCTCATGTACCGAAAGGAACCCAAACCGGTGCGGTGGGGAAAGCAGCGTGAAAAAGGAGCTGATGACGGTAGTGAACAGGCTGAGGAAGGAGATAGGAACGAAGGGGAAGGGAGAACCCGACATCGTGGACGTACGTGA
- a CDS encoding DNA integrity scanning protein DisA nucleotide-binding domain protein — MNFVETFRRALRCLQPSAVVVDFDPPAESLRSTPVIKLPSGILHSVGPVEACASLGLKEGEPVLIASYSRCSLEFRPIRPEEARLAALDHYRVVSRILETMVELAVEGVEGDRVGTLCVISEGADRMYRTTVPVRVEDVNVMTGSGKRVLKALAKLDGAIVVDPEGNIEAAGAIFDVDSGSVEPGFGARHTTALHVSKELNCPVIVLSESGRIRLYHGGKEVLKISVSDLVAIRGFCDG; from the coding sequence TTGAACTTCGTCGAGACGTTCCGTCGAGCCCTCCGATGCTTACAACCGTCGGCGGTAGTCGTGGACTTCGATCCTCCAGCCGAATCGCTCCGCTCCACTCCGGTCATCAAGCTCCCCTCCGGTATACTGCACTCAGTGGGTCCTGTTGAAGCCTGCGCCAGTTTAGGCCTGAAAGAGGGAGAACCCGTGCTCATAGCGTCGTATTCCCGATGTAGTCTGGAGTTCCGCCCCATACGCCCCGAAGAGGCGCGACTGGCGGCACTGGATCACTACCGCGTGGTCAGCAGGATATTGGAAACTATGGTAGAGCTGGCGGTTGAGGGGGTGGAAGGAGATCGGGTAGGTACCTTGTGCGTGATATCGGAAGGTGCCGATCGAATGTACCGGACCACGGTTCCGGTCAGGGTGGAGGATGTCAACGTGATGACGGGGTCGGGAAAGCGCGTTCTCAAGGCACTGGCTAAGCTCGACGGTGCTATCGTCGTGGATCCGGAGGGCAACATCGAGGCGGCGGGCGCGATCTTCGACGTGGATTCCGGAAGTGTGGAGCCCGGATTTGGCGCCCGACACACCACCGCGCTCCACGTCTCCAAGGAGCTCAACTGCCCCGTAATAGTATTATCAGAATCCGGTAGGATCCGGCTGTACCACGGCGGGAAGGAGGTCCTGAAAATCTCGGTCTCAGACCTCGTCGCTATTCGGGGGTTCTGCGATGGTTAG
- a CDS encoding HPr kinase/phosphatase C-terminal domain-containing protein codes for MERVVVHGTLMDVFGVGVLLVGPRGVGKSETALELIRRGHRLVSDDAVIVECDDSYEYPVGRPPENLAGKMEIRLALAELYCPECGRVYTFSALKMKEGCDCGGDLKLRPIQDKIAVDVAELYGIRALRSRKGIGVVIKMIPGPHHPHHDPSMRPDEPVSSTPSEEEKVVKWVKERDGRVFHLDVVPGRDTATLIETVALQESLRRRR; via the coding sequence GTGGAGCGGGTCGTCGTACATGGCACACTGATGGACGTGTTCGGGGTAGGGGTGCTTCTGGTAGGTCCACGTGGGGTAGGGAAGAGCGAGACGGCCTTGGAACTCATACGTCGCGGCCACAGGTTGGTGTCCGACGATGCGGTGATCGTGGAGTGCGATGATAGCTACGAGTACCCCGTCGGCAGACCGCCGGAGAACTTAGCCGGGAAAATGGAGATCCGACTCGCCCTGGCGGAGCTGTACTGCCCCGAGTGCGGTCGAGTGTACACATTCTCCGCCCTCAAGATGAAGGAAGGGTGTGACTGCGGTGGCGACCTGAAACTACGTCCTATTCAGGATAAAATCGCCGTGGACGTCGCGGAACTCTACGGCATCCGGGCGCTCCGGAGCCGTAAGGGCATCGGTGTGGTCATTAAGATGATCCCGGGCCCCCACCACCCCCATCACGATCCATCCATGAGACCGGATGAACCAGTCTCCTCCACGCCTTCCGAGGAGGAGAAGGTAGTGAAATGGGTGAAAGAGAGGGATGGAAGGGTGTTCCACCTGGACGTGGTTCCGGGTCGAGACACCGCCACGCTGATCGAGACCGTGGCACTTCAGGAGAGCTTGAGGCGCAGGAGGTGA
- a CDS encoding DNA cytosine methyltransferase gives MKPKVVDLFCGAGGFSRGFKEAGFKILGGVENNPAPAATYRENFPEAEVIERDIQRVDSEEIVDELGEPDVIIGGPPCEPFTAANAERKPNPLDRLYDDPVGRLVLHFVRIIGDLQPEVFVMENVPAIMEGPLEKALRKEFARAGYDEIHFNVLQAVHYGVPSYRRRVFISNVRIDPEPTVERPKTVWDAIGDLPSPDSEVPNHELRPLSKRKLRRIRRLRWGEALSVIRGARGSFKNWLRLHPFKPAPTVMGGSRFIHPFEDRLLTVREQARLMSYPDDHVFEGGYETQYDQVGESVPPELARVIAEEVRDHLA, from the coding sequence TTGAAGCCGAAAGTTGTGGATCTCTTCTGCGGAGCCGGCGGTTTCTCCAGGGGTTTCAAGGAAGCTGGGTTCAAGATCCTCGGGGGTGTTGAAAACAACCCCGCGCCGGCCGCGACCTACCGGGAGAATTTCCCAGAGGCCGAGGTGATCGAACGCGACATCCAGCGGGTCGACTCGGAGGAAATCGTGGACGAGTTAGGCGAGCCGGACGTGATCATCGGCGGGCCACCCTGCGAGCCGTTCACGGCCGCCAACGCGGAGCGGAAACCTAACCCGCTGGATCGACTCTACGACGACCCCGTCGGCAGGTTGGTGCTCCACTTCGTGAGGATTATCGGTGACCTTCAGCCCGAGGTTTTCGTCATGGAGAACGTCCCCGCGATTATGGAGGGGCCCTTGGAAAAAGCACTGAGGAAAGAGTTCGCACGTGCCGGGTATGATGAGATCCACTTCAACGTACTTCAGGCGGTACATTATGGGGTCCCTTCGTACCGGCGCCGCGTCTTCATCTCCAACGTGAGGATAGATCCTGAACCCACCGTGGAACGGCCGAAAACCGTGTGGGACGCTATCGGAGATCTCCCCAGTCCGGATTCGGAGGTGCCCAATCACGAACTGCGCCCGTTGTCCAAGAGGAAGCTCCGCAGGATCCGTCGCCTTAGGTGGGGGGAGGCCCTGAGCGTCATAAGGGGGGCTAGAGGGAGCTTCAAGAACTGGCTCAGGTTGCACCCATTCAAGCCAGCCCCTACGGTGATGGGTGGGTCCAGGTTCATACACCCGTTCGAGGACCGACTGCTTACCGTTAGGGAGCAAGCCCGGCTGATGAGTTACCCCGACGACCACGTGTTCGAGGGCGGGTACGAGACGCAGTACGACCAGGTAGGGGAGTCGGTGCCGCCGGAGCTCGCCCGCGTTATCGCCGAGGAAGTCCGTGATCACCTCGCGTAA
- the hisH gene encoding imidazole glycerol phosphate synthase subunit HisH: MAIVEYGVGNLNSVYRAVKHLGHEPVVTDDPSELHDADAVILPGVGNFRAAAEKLEETGLCDEIRELLGSVPLLGICLGMQLLMESSEESPESRGLGVFRGTCVALPNDVKTPHMGWNTVEFRTEEFREFDGEMFYFVHSYRVAPEDDVVLGETEYGERFPSVIGDRGRLIYGMQFHPEKSGPVGLKLLGEVLTGASR, encoded by the coding sequence GTGGCGATAGTAGAGTACGGCGTCGGCAACTTGAACAGCGTGTACCGCGCGGTTAAACACTTGGGGCATGAGCCCGTCGTTACTGATGATCCCTCGGAGTTGCACGACGCCGACGCCGTGATTCTCCCAGGTGTGGGAAACTTCCGCGCCGCCGCGGAGAAACTCGAAGAGACCGGATTATGTGACGAGATCCGAGAGCTGCTAGGGTCCGTCCCACTCTTAGGTATATGCCTTGGGATGCAGCTCTTGATGGAATCGAGCGAGGAGAGCCCCGAGTCACGCGGTCTAGGAGTGTTTCGGGGAACGTGTGTGGCGCTCCCCAATGACGTGAAAACGCCGCACATGGGATGGAACACGGTGGAGTTCCGGACGGAAGAGTTTCGGGAGTTCGACGGTGAGATGTTCTACTTCGTCCACTCGTACCGGGTGGCTCCCGAGGACGACGTCGTCCTAGGTGAGACGGAGTACGGGGAACGGTTTCCAAGCGTGATCGGGGACCGGGGTAGACTGATCTACGGAATGCAATTCCACCCCGAAAAAAGCGGACCAGTGGGGTTAAAGTTGCTCGGTGAGGTTCTTACGGGGGCGAGCCGTTGA
- a CDS encoding V4R domain-containing protein, whose protein sequence is MSRERIFREVKESLKNIQEVRSELGDNVSLSTLRYILASMVITLGRGVGSTFYRAGYDIGVYKAKSHDLKGIEEAFEYVEKAFERTGTGIIERWEMKEDGKIEITMRESATAAGYDIGKKLCYYQAGFIAGILHGATGERWEVHETKCMAEGHDHCEFVAIRRG, encoded by the coding sequence ATGTCCCGCGAGAGAATATTCCGAGAAGTTAAAGAATCCCTGAAGAACATCCAAGAGGTGAGATCCGAGCTAGGTGACAATGTGTCGCTGTCGACCCTGCGTTACATCCTCGCATCGATGGTCATCACTCTGGGTCGAGGGGTCGGATCCACCTTCTACAGGGCCGGTTACGACATCGGTGTTTACAAGGCGAAATCACACGACCTGAAGGGCATCGAAGAGGCCTTCGAGTACGTGGAGAAGGCGTTCGAGAGGACGGGCACAGGCATCATCGAGCGCTGGGAAATGAAAGAAGATGGTAAGATCGAAATCACGATGCGCGAGTCAGCAACGGCTGCCGGTTACGACATAGGGAAGAAGCTGTGTTACTACCAAGCCGGATTCATCGCCGGGATCCTCCACGGGGCTACCGGCGAGCGCTGGGAGGTGCACGAGACCAAGTGCATGGCCGAAGGTCACGACCACTGTGAGTTCGTGGCGATACGGAGGGGGTAA
- a CDS encoding ArsR/SmtB family transcription factor, protein MDESEILRVLRDWVSDPFEAVLVDDVPVDLYDPEEGHAYLVANEDTVEKKLGRLTRLIGKVPKASIAYSGDTDELVDPLRRLGAGLLEVSPEGVEVVLEPETFDVDPDIRPMSGHHDELVAVLKALGDERRIAALEILGHSEECLCKLAEILGENQPSTAYHLKKLLEVGLVTKRSEGGRTFYRLTERGERVLKVIRDLKDQLRRT, encoded by the coding sequence ATGGACGAATCCGAGATCCTAAGAGTACTCCGCGACTGGGTCTCTGACCCTTTTGAAGCGGTACTCGTGGATGACGTGCCGGTGGACCTGTACGACCCAGAAGAAGGCCACGCGTACCTCGTGGCTAACGAGGACACCGTAGAGAAGAAACTGGGTCGACTCACGAGACTCATCGGGAAGGTCCCGAAAGCATCGATCGCGTACTCTGGGGACACCGACGAGCTCGTAGACCCGCTGAGGAGGCTCGGTGCGGGCCTCCTCGAGGTCTCCCCGGAGGGTGTCGAGGTCGTGCTCGAGCCCGAGACGTTCGATGTCGATCCGGACATACGCCCCATGTCCGGACATCATGACGAGCTCGTCGCCGTCCTGAAAGCCCTCGGAGATGAGCGCCGGATCGCCGCGCTCGAGATACTAGGGCACAGCGAGGAGTGTCTATGCAAGCTCGCCGAAATTTTGGGGGAGAACCAACCGTCGACAGCATATCACTTGAAGAAGCTCCTGGAGGTCGGTTTGGTCACTAAGCGCTCCGAAGGCGGTAGAACGTTTTACAGGCTTACCGAGCGTGGCGAGCGCGTACTAAAGGTGATTAGGGACTTAAAAGACCAGCTGCGACGTACGTGA
- a CDS encoding methionine adenosyltransferase — translation MVRNIVVETMKRSPFTETEVEIVERKGVGHPDSLADGIAESVSRALCREYIERFGRILHHNTDEVQIVAGESRPEFGGGEVIRPIYILVTGRATAYVGDEEIPVGTIALEAATEYLEETVRHLDTEKHVVIEPKIGHGSADLRDVFERGEEVPLANDTSFGVGYAPLTTTERLVYETERKINSPKLKKDLPEVGEDVKVMALREDNKIELTVAAAMVSQRIDDIDHYISVVEELRDRVADLAAEIASDHDVEVHVNTADDYERESVYLTVTGTSAEQGDDGSVGRGNRVNGLITPFRPMSMEAAAGKNPVNHVGKLYNVLAHQMAREIYEETSADEVYVRLLSQIGHPIDDPKAVDVHLVGDVSEEDERVARRVADELLENITELTERIVEGEIEVF, via the coding sequence ATGGTTAGAAACATTGTCGTCGAGACCATGAAACGCAGTCCTTTCACCGAAACCGAAGTGGAGATCGTCGAGCGAAAGGGTGTAGGACACCCGGACAGTCTCGCCGACGGTATCGCGGAGAGCGTATCTAGGGCTCTGTGTCGGGAGTACATCGAGCGATTCGGCCGGATTCTACACCACAACACCGACGAGGTTCAAATCGTGGCGGGTGAATCGAGACCGGAGTTCGGAGGTGGAGAGGTAATCCGGCCTATTTACATCCTGGTAACCGGACGCGCCACGGCGTACGTAGGGGACGAGGAGATCCCCGTCGGCACCATCGCGCTAGAAGCCGCGACGGAGTACTTGGAGGAGACCGTCAGACACCTAGATACCGAAAAGCACGTGGTAATCGAGCCGAAGATCGGTCACGGTTCGGCGGATCTGCGGGACGTGTTCGAGCGCGGTGAGGAAGTTCCACTGGCGAACGACACCTCCTTCGGCGTAGGGTACGCACCACTGACTACCACTGAGAGACTCGTGTACGAGACTGAGCGGAAGATCAACTCCCCGAAGCTCAAGAAGGATCTACCGGAGGTCGGAGAAGACGTCAAGGTCATGGCACTTCGAGAGGATAACAAGATCGAACTAACCGTGGCCGCTGCGATGGTGTCGCAGCGCATCGACGATATCGACCATTACATCTCCGTGGTCGAGGAGCTGAGAGACCGAGTCGCGGACTTAGCGGCCGAGATCGCCTCGGATCACGACGTCGAGGTGCACGTGAACACCGCCGACGACTACGAGCGGGAGTCCGTGTACCTGACGGTTACCGGCACATCAGCCGAACAGGGTGACGACGGTTCCGTCGGTCGTGGGAACCGCGTCAACGGTCTGATCACACCGTTCCGTCCGATGAGCATGGAAGCCGCCGCCGGAAAGAACCCCGTGAACCACGTCGGGAAACTCTACAACGTACTGGCCCACCAGATGGCCCGGGAGATCTACGAGGAAACGTCAGCCGATGAGGTATACGTCCGGCTGCTCAGTCAGATCGGTCACCCCATCGACGATCCCAAGGCGGTCGACGTGCACCTCGTAGGGGACGTATCGGAGGAGGACGAGCGCGTGGCTCGACGCGTGGCGGACGAGCTACTGGAGAACATCACCGAGCTCACGGAACGTATCGTGGAGGGCGAAATCGAGGTGTTCTGA
- a CDS encoding cobalamin biosynthesis protein: MYALGVGMRRRVRRQDLVTAVRWGLEEAGELGEIITITRKRDQPSGKALVEIGRRFGIPVRFVEKLADHTPSDSRARDLLGAPGSVCEGVLITHGYEIVRPKRTFGNTVTAALGWKRSRK; encoded by the coding sequence TTGTACGCTTTGGGTGTCGGGATGAGGCGGAGAGTGCGACGGCAGGACCTGGTAACCGCGGTACGATGGGGTCTGGAGGAAGCCGGCGAACTCGGTGAGATCATCACGATAACCCGAAAGCGGGACCAGCCTTCCGGAAAGGCGCTGGTTGAAATAGGTCGCCGGTTCGGGATCCCCGTACGGTTCGTCGAGAAGCTCGCCGACCACACACCGAGCGACTCTCGAGCGAGGGACCTACTAGGAGCCCCGGGCTCCGTGTGTGAGGGTGTCCTTATAACTCACGGGTACGAGATCGTCCGGCCGAAACGGACTTTCGGGAACACCGTGACCGCAGCTTTGGGGTGGAAAAGATCCCGAAAGTAG
- a CDS encoding PRC-barrel domain-containing protein, producing MRILRDLIGKPVIDSSAKHIGEVLDVEFDEESGEVTTLIVGHSKRPGVLRKIKWLGGEEKAVRIPYSNVVAIEDMVLVEGRWVSRED from the coding sequence GTGAGAATCCTGCGCGATCTCATCGGCAAACCCGTAATCGACTCCAGCGCCAAGCACATCGGTGAGGTCCTCGATGTCGAGTTCGACGAAGAGTCAGGAGAAGTCACCACGCTAATCGTGGGCCACTCCAAGCGCCCCGGTGTTCTGCGGAAGATAAAGTGGCTAGGGGGCGAGGAGAAAGCCGTTCGCATACCCTACTCGAATGTCGTTGCCATCGAGGACATGGTGCTGGTAGAAGGACGGTGGGTATCCAGGGAGGACTGA